From the genome of Penaeus monodon isolate SGIC_2016 chromosome 11, NSTDA_Pmon_1, whole genome shotgun sequence:
GAGTCTCTGTGGTTGTTCTTTTCAGGGGGAGGGTCAAGTGGGCTCTTCCTCTCCACACGGATCCTTTTGctgggaggcaagggagggggcGGCGAGGGAGAGTGTTCTGGCGCTTCTGGGCGGGGAGGGCGCTCGCTGGGCTGCGAGGTTGTGGTTAGGGGGAGAGGTCCCGAGGGTATGCCGGTCACACTGCAGCTcgtgctgctactgctgctgctactggtGGGACCGCCAGTCACCCCTTGTGATGGCGTTGGATGGGTGCCGCCTGgcagggatagaggaggaggcaCCAGGTGGGGGGGCAGGTGGTGAGGCGCTGTCAGGGGGTTTCCTTGTTTGTCTGGATGGTGAGGTAACAGCTGGGGCACTAGAGGCCTCTCTAGAATTGATGGTGCACCTAAGCCACCCATTGCAATGTTGCCCAATCCACTCAGGGAGGACTTTAGGGCTGATAAGGGAGATATGCTGTTTAACCCTccctggaaagaaagaaaaaaaggatgagtaCAAGAgcaacatattacacacacaaatttattccATGCTGCTTTTTAACACTTCAATTACCTAATACAgtgcccataaaaaaaaaaaatacctacacTATTACAGAATTCTTCAGACTATCAATACCTATAAAACACTGAAAAAGTTAGGCAGAAGAACAACAAAgctagtgggggggaggggtcataTGAAGTGAGTTAGCTTACTCATCCATGAATGAGGAAACTAATAAACGACCATTAGAGCCAACCTCTGGTTATTTCTTGGGAGTAGCAAGAGCATAAGgacttgtatgtataaatatatataaacacattctgATGCAGATAATTAGCACCAGGTACAGCTATATGGACTTTTGCTTTTTGTAAGCAGGCATACacatttgataatgatattatgcaTAGATTTGAGTTTGTGAATATCCAAAGAACCTTTTTATACCAATATCAGAAAAATTAAAATCACAGATTTACAATGAAATATTTAGTGAGATTTTTCTGTACATTTACACATGAAATATGCTTTGCAGCAAGACTCCCTGGTAATATTCTCTAGCTTATTGAGAGGTCAGTATGTATACCAAGTATGATACGTATGTATCATAAAATAAAAGTGTAAATTGTGAGGATAATACTTCAGCTTCAATGCAAAGAGCATGTCAGaggcaatttttttatttttttttttatttttttttttttttttttttttttttttttttgaaaaaataagtaatttatagtctattttataatgaaaattatggttCACACCTTCACCTCGCACAAAACATATACACTAGATGGAAATTCATATAAGCAGGGTGTGACCTGCCTTTCATAATGAGTTGAAATAATTAACACACCTCTTTCATGTACTCCTGTGGATTGTACCAAAGTCAGAAGGTACATGGACAACTCAGCCTACCCTCACATCCAATggtttttatttaactatttacaAAGATTATTCATGTGAATGAATGAACAGAACTCTATGCAGTTCCCCCTTATCCAATGGCTATTCCTTGAATATATTTGAAAACCAATTTTGATTTATGGGAtgggattttttcctttactcAGAAGTGGATTTAGTTCTATTACCTGAGAACGAGTCAATGACTAACcttatatgtgttttaatatacatatatacctcctCAACAATTATAACCACCTGTGAGCagctctccccgcctctcccccatATGGAGGACAGGAGACCCATTTATTTCATGCTTAAGGATCTATAATTCTCAATATTGAAGAGATATGTTGTACAAATGCTAGGATTATGCTTATATAGTAGATCTCTGATGGAATTCCCATCCACAATCCTCCATTTTTtcataatctaataaaaaaaaaaaaaaaaaaaaaaaaaaaaaattatgatttaacCTCTTTATAGCTGGGCATACCTATAGCCGTCCTGAAAAACCAACCCATCATTTTAGGTACAGCTACAGGCGTTATAGCTTGCTAAAGCAAGTCGAGTAGGAAGTTCTGCTATATGTAGTGGACTCCCTAGCCAAAGACTACAGTTGCCAGAAGTCATTGGAATGACCAAAAGATTTCTAGTACCATCATTGTACGGTTAACCAGTTTGCTCCAGATGGTTTAAAAGAAGCGCGTTGCTCATGTACAGGGCATTCGCCCACGAACAGTAACTTTGTGTTGTCCTGAGTCTCTTAAATTTTCTAATACAGTATCTCTGTGAAATTTTGTTTACTTGATAAACACTTGTTTGGTAATTGAAaaactatagttattattgtaatactaAGATTGCATTGCCAGTGGTATTTTTTCACACTTATGCCATTCTCACACTAAAGCAGCATGTTGCATCTGGCACACTCTttgaaaatgcacacacaaaaataaatgaaaccttTCAGTCATGATCATAAACTCTACCAATTACTCAAGCTGAAAACCAGGGTTATCTTTCCAAACGGGGACAAAATCTCCTCTCTGCAACAGCACCTCTAATGTAAGGCTTTGGTCTCTACCCTTAGGAAACAATATATAGCATTGTTATTTTCAGCTATACATACCTACTGGATGCAAAATTCTAAaagctaaaacaaacaaaatgtcaAAATCACCAATAtcagaaatcaaaacaaaaacaatctgaTCAGGAACAAATTTGTATTAAgactgaccaaaaaaaaaaaagaaaaaaaatgtatatatatatatatatatatatatatatatatatatatatatatatatatatatatatatatatatatttatatataaaaatattttttttttattcctgtatgtatatatagctatgaaCTTAGCCATCCCATAGGGGTTAAACCAAATCCAAATTCTCACCCTACCTCTATCACTATCACAATGCTACCCAAAAGCACCTCTGCCCTAAAATACCCCTATCCCCACCTACTCCCATCCCagtttatatccatatatccctGCATCTACCCACTCTAAATCAATTTTGCCATAAgagtgatgtggtgatgatgggggATAGCCTTAGGATATTCTTATTAGGCCTAAAGAAAATTACGGTCTCAAAATTTCCTTGAGTTTCAAAGAGTTAGTCGAGTATTACTACTGTTCATATTTTGCATCTAATTATCTGTGGTACCCAGATGGGGGTGAAGTCCTCCCCAAAATATAGTTTTATGAATACATCTTCCTGGAGGACTGAATAATTCAATGTGCAAGAAAtctgttaaaaatattttattgacaCTAAGAGATTTCTAAGAAAATAGTGTAggggatatttaatttttttctttctttctttttgagagaaagagatagacatacagaaagagaaaaaataaatgttttagttTTTTCCATCTTCATATACCTGTTAACTTCATGAATATAATACTGCCAATTTGATGCCACTGTGACAATCCCAagtttttcgttttctatttatttcagcCAGACAAATGTGAGATTGGTCTTGGGTTTCCTGGGCAACAAAAGCATTCTTTatgtttatgaatgaatga
Proteins encoded in this window:
- the LOC119578434 gene encoding protein mono-ADP-ribosyltransferase PARP4-like, giving the protein MRDLLEFMLQGSNFSQVQLGAFLHTAEALKIRGLAESSDERKEQGGLNSISPLSALKSSLSGLGNIAMGGLGAPSILERPLVPQLLPHHPDKQGNPLTAPHHLPPHLVPPPLSLPGGTHPTPSQGVTGGPTSSSSSSSTSCSVTGIPSGPLPLTTTSQPSERPPRPEAPEHSPSPPPPLPPSKRIRVERKSPLDPPPEKNNHRDSTNGTTSSSTLTTTTTTLSTEENSQTVLKVRIGCCLLHKWVAGQSGRHFILLDFSTLFLFVLLEA